Proteins co-encoded in one Oncorhynchus kisutch isolate 150728-3 linkage group LG1, Okis_V2, whole genome shotgun sequence genomic window:
- the crocc gene encoding rootletin isoform X2 — protein sequence MSDTENSNTDSKLETVIQRLEESVLSEEKRLTVRGSSPEDPPTCLPARVREIVTKNLNESPPGAMSSVMSVQEENRVLQVELGRLEDLLAHSRADRDELAIKYSAISERLEQALRLETGDGERDSPESRSQAQQNMDLRRRLDEEQAAYKRKLTAYQEGQQRQAQLVQKLQAKVLQYKKRCGDLEQTLVEKSSELEQHRLSGRCDMSSNSHHRDEEDPCGDLENALIRLEEEQQRSSSLSAVNAMLREQLEQAGLANEALSQDIRRLTADWSKSREELEQRESDWRREEESFHSYFSSEHSRLLSVWRQVVGFRRQVCELKSATERDLSDMRNELARASHSVQSSCSGLSSTLRSREGGAALALEREVALRGQLELQLRERVAEMMSLQTRTDAERAELNARLSDAVREVERLKSQSEEKDKDVASLTRRLEEQSGNDETDMQVMRAHTETLLDTLRDIAQTVLSDGDSSSEADQENTGAPLLALLRGSSPHRSSSPWGSTSPRRYSSLATVPEASLSALRSAVNSRHLQLQEFRGRLSSAQSSVQLLRRQLAEAESAKREAEQRSQTLHGERDGVQREKDTTQRERDRLKQDRDTLASEKVAVEKAAQAALIKAQILQMDCEKLQQAVTSAQRERDHEREEKVDALQERDRAKAETDRVQKQWEQSESRASVQRGELSTVRETHHQAEVERQLLEGEKTQLTEALARAESSNAELSLLVNKLHSEEAALRDSLAKMGSMNEGLAQDKSDLNSIISQLEEEKAYLQAQKHEAEQEKMTIRDELVRLEQDRLELDSARLALHQSLQESELSRVGMEAELQSLRADRVKLQDKVTQLCGEVSSLGAELGMARGEEQRQGVALEEVGRGRAELVRERAGLVVQLTASERENATLTEELAAFRSEREALETSLFEVQQQLVQIEFRREQLEAENQSLRLLRETTTAELRRVRADGENVLAQSEREREALSQALTTTQQESQQALHTAITDHQEEAERLTAEKEALRRSLEFEQEGALRQVRQEAEEQLLRAERDREDLKDEVRSLQHDRDQSLLQAETEKQQMLSQKEAEKAVLSERVSILQAELGTATLELDRLAREAAHYKEQERATVGALTSELLELRSQLEEAGSVHERELHRLQENSSDLQTHTDAALKELEECRASLSASEESRDQVRRDMLEMDRRLNQTRDTGEGYRRDGVELRRTLTDVTKERDTLSLSNTQLRETLRSAETERISVKRQCEEKEQRLAVLEESLSSAQREVTELRSCLREVERSRLEARRELQELRRQVKVLDGEKEQKGREVAELQTRLSLEEQREEERGREIFSLKQKLAEADTARTSIKKELSILQRRLTESESGWRGCERELTAQLQDARGCEKKLQDEARNLSLRAQTSQDSLTQSSLQLSEAQGRLAATEVELARAEAGRRELEFRLGSLQSALTRTLGIGAGGRRSASGGRGRSPRGSPPAASYSSITRPRSLSPLRCSLSPPKDFGGSTPDNTLGCSRPISPEQGDTPLPMPLPELDPETLRCGLRDFLQELREAQRDRDEARCQLGALQRELEEVTGERDSAQNRLSQLHNTLQECQEGKRGVDGRLSSTQAMLQQQEETARRGERERRTLTDRVKELERALQTVETEKKHTQDQLSKQRAGEVRLEAERRRLREALEVAEARGTRVELGRRSLEGELQRLKLSLGDREAENQATQERHDALVKQVAEGESCVASLQREVDRLSQALSKAQEGEVCLREKNQSLSQSLQEATVAHSATQGRLVALQKTLGLAEQDRRHLQERVDGARASLTDGKRGMTALTERVQSLQTELTQSDLRRGELEAELAHTQEALRQRSASLTEAQRSAQSAQTERVSAEERLRGLQRAVAVLETEKKDAERQAVRLEKDKNALRNTLDKVERQKLKTEEGSMRLSAEKGRLDRSLTTAEQELQDAQRQIALLQAQLAEMEQSHNVSESSVRQRDEVMREAERLRVTQREAERTLAARERAHRHRVKGLEEQVSTLKEQLQQEMRRRQPSLPTSLMSGGN from the exons ATGAGCGACACAGAGAATTCCAACACGGATTCCAAATTGGAAACTGTCATACAG AGGCTGGAGGAGAGTGTGTTGTCTGAAGAGAAGAGGCTGACAGTCCGAGGCTCCTCCCCTGAAGACCCACCTACGTGTTTACCTGCACGAGTCCGAGAGATCGTTACCAAGAACCTCAACGAGAGCC CACCAGGAGCCATGTCCTCCGTGATGTCTGTCCAAGAGGAGAACCGGGTGCTGCAGGTAGAGCTGGGAAGGCTGGAGGATCTGCTGGCCCATAGCAGGGCAGACCGAGATGAGCTGGCTATCAAATACAGCGCCATCAGCGAGAGg CTAGAGCAGGCTCTCCGCCTGGAGACAGGTGACGGGGAGCGGGATTCACCAGAGTCTCGCAGCCAGGCTCAGCAGAACATGGACCTGCGCCGGCGTCTGGACGAGGAACAGGCAGCCTACAAGCGTAAACTCACAGCCTACCAGGAGGGCCAGCAAAGACAGGCTCAGCTGGTGCAGAAACTGCAGGCCAAG GTCCTGCAGTACAAGAAGAGGTGTGGAGACCTGGAGCAGACTCTAGTGGAGAAGTCCTCGGAGCTGGAGCAGCACAGACTGAGT GGTCGTTGTGATATGTCCAGCAACAGCCACCATCGAGACGAGGAGGATCCATGCGGCGACCTGGAAAATGCTCTCATCCGGTTGGAGGAGGAGCAGCAAAG GAGCAGCAGTCTGTCTGCAGTGAACGCCATGCTGAGAGAGCAGTTGGAGCAGGCAGGACTGGCCAATGAGGCACTCAGCCAGGACATACGCAGACTCACTGCTGATTGGTCCAAATCCAGGGAGGAGCTGGAGCAGAGGGAGTCTgattggaggagggaggaggaa TCTTTCCACAGTTATTTCAGCAGTGAGCACAGTCGTCTGCTATCCGTGTGGCGACAGGTGGTGGGCTTCCGTAGACAGGTCTGTGAGCTGAAGAGCGCCACAGAGAG GGACCTGTCAGACATGCGTAACGAGCTGGCCCGGGCCTCCCACTCTGTCCAGTCGTCCTGCTCCGGCCTGTCCTCCACGCTGCGCAGCCGGGAGGGAGGGGCGGCTCTGGCCCTGGAGCGGGAGGTGGCGCTGCGAGGGCAGCTGGAGCTGCAGCTCAGAGAACGGGTGGCTGAAATGATGAGCCTGCAGACCAGGACTGATGCTGAAAGGGCTGAGCTCAAcgccag GCTGTCAGATGCAGTGCGAGAGGTGGAGAGGCTGAAGAGCCAGAGTGAGGAGAAAGACAAGGACGTGGCCTCACTGACCAGGAGACTGGAG GAGCAGAGTGGTAACGATGAGACAGACATGCAGGTGATGAGGGCTCATACTGAAACACTACTGGACACACTGAGAGACATTGCCCAG ACTGTCCTGTCCGATGGGGACTCGTCATCAGAAGCAGACCAGGAGAACACTGGGGCTCCTCTATTGGCTCTTCTCCGTGGCTCCTCCCCTCACCGCTCCTCATCACCATGGGGATCCACCTCTCCCAGGCGTTACTCCTCGTTGGCCACCGTCCCAGAGGCCAGCCTGTCAGCTCTGCGGTCTGCTGTCAACAGCAGACATCTCCAGCTGCAG GAGTTCCGAGGGCGTCTCTCCTCTGCCCAGTCATCAGTACAATTGCTGCGCAGGCAGCTAGCAGAGGCGGAATCAGCCAAGCGGGAGGCGGAACAGCGCAGTCAGACCCtgcatggagagagggatggagttcagagagagaaggacaccacacagagagagagagaccgtctgAAACAAGACAGGGACACACTGGCTAG TGAGAAGGTGGCTGTGGAGAAGGCAGCCCAGGCAGCTCTGATCAAGGCCCAGATTCTGCAGATGGACTGTGAGAAGCTGCAGCAGGCCGTGACGtcggcccagagagagagggatcacgagagagaggagaaggtggaTGCGCTGCAGGAGAGAGACCGGGCCAAGGCAGAGACCGACAGAGT TCAGAAGCAGTGGGAGCAGAGTGAGAGCCGGGCGTCTGTCCAGAGAGGGGAGCTGTCTACAGTGAGAGAGACTCACCACCAGGCAGAGGTGGAGAGGCAGCTGCTGGAAGGAGAGAAGACCCAGCTCACTGAGGCGTTGGCCCGG GCTGAGAGCAGTAATGCAGAGCTCTCTCTGCTGGTCAACAAGCTTCACTCTGAGGAGGCTGCCCTTCGAGACTCTCTGGCCAAGATGGGCAGCATGAATGAGGGCCTGGCCCAGGACAAgtctgacctcaactccatcatcAGCCAG CTTGAAGAGGAGAAGGCCTACCTGCAGGCCCAGAAACATGAAGCGGAGCAGGAGAAGATGACCATCAGAGATGAGCTTGTCCGATtggaacaggacaggctagagttgGACTCCGCCCGCCTCGCCCTCCACCAGTCCTTGCAGGAGTCTGAGCTGAGCAGGGTGGGGATGGAGGCGGAGCTGCAGAGCCTCAGGGCCGATAGAGTGAAGCTGCAGGACAAAGTCACTCAG CTGTGTGGCGAGGTGAGCTCTCTGGGGGCAGAATTGGGCATGGCCCGCGgtgaggaacagagacagggcGTTGCTCTGGAGGAAGTAGGGCGGGGCCGGGCGGAGCTGGTCAGGGAGAGGGCGGGGCTGGTGGTCCAGCTGACTGCATCGGAGAGAGAGAACGCCACACTAACAGAGGAGTTGGCCGCATTCAG GTCAGAGCGGGAGGCCTTGGAGACCAGCCTGTTTGAGGTGCAGCAGCAGCTGGTTCAGATAGAGTTTCGCAGAGAGCAGCTAGAAGCAGAGAACCAGAGCCTGCGGCTACTCAGGGAGACCACCAccg CGGAGCTGAGGCGTGTGCGCGCGGATGGGGAGAATGTGCTGGcgcagagtgagagggagagagaggctttgAGCCAGGCCCTGACTACCACCCAGCAGGAGTCCCAGCAGGCCCTCCACACCGCCATCACTGACCAccaggaggaggcagagagactgACCGCTGAAAAG GAGGCCCTGCGTCGCAGTTTGGAGTTTGAACAGGAGGGGGCACTGCGACAGGTCAGACAGGAGGCAGAAGAGCAGCTCCTCAGAGCCGAGAGAGACCGGGAGGACCTGAAAGATGAAGTGAGGAGTCTGCAGCACGACCGAGACCAGAGTCTgctacaggcagagacagagaaacaacaG ATGTTGTCCCAGAAGGAGGCAGAGAAGGCGGTGCTGTCTGAGAGAGTGTCCATCCTGCAGGCAGAGCTGGGTACTGCAACCCTGGAGCTGGACAGACTGGCCAGAGAGGCAGCACATTACAAAGAACAGGAGAGG GCCACAGTGGGAGCTCTGACCAGTGAGTTACTGGAGCTTCGCTCTCAGTTGGAGGAGGCTGGCAGTGTTCATGAGCGGGAGCTGCACCGGTTGCAGGAGAACAGCTCTGACCTGCAGACACACACTGATGCTGCCCTCAAAGAG CTGGAGGAGTGCAGAGCTTCTCTCTCAGCCAGTGAGGAGAGCCGAGACCAGGTGAGACGGGACATGCTGGAGATGGACAGGCGCCTCAACCAAACCCGTGACACCGGGGAAGGGTACAGAAGGGATGGGGTAGAGCTACGGCGCACCCTCACTGATGTCACCAAGGAGAGAGACACTCTCAGCCTATCAAATACCCAGCTGAGGGAGACTCTGAGAAGTGCAGAGACTGAGAGAATCAG tgtgaagCGTCAGTGTGAGGAGAAGGAGCAGCGGCTGGCTGTTCTGGAGGAGAGCCTGTCATCTGCACAGAGAGAGGTGACGGAGCTCCGCAGCTGtctgagagaggtggagaggtcaCGGCTGGAGGCCCGGAGAGAGCTGCAGGAGCTACGCAGACAG GTGAAGGTACTGGATGGAGAGAAGGaacagaaagggagggaggtggCTGAGTTGCAGACGCGTCtctccctggaggagcagagagaggaggagagagggcgggagatcTTCTCTCTCAAACAGAAGCTGGCCGAGGCTGACACAGCCAGGACTTCCATCAAgaaagag ctgTCCATCCTCCAGAGGCGTctgacagagtcagagtcaggctGGCGGGGATGTGAGAGGGAGCTGACGGCCCAGCTTCAGGATGCCCGGGGCTGTGAGAAGAAGCTCCAGGATGAGGCCAGGAACCTGTCCCTGCGGGCCCAGACATCCCAGGACTCCCTCACTCAATCCAGCCTGCAGCTCAGCGAGGCCCAGGGCCGCCTGGCTGCCACCGAGGTAGAGTTGGCCCGGGCCGAGGCCGGACGCAGGGAGCTAGAGTTCCGCCTGGGCAGCTTGCAGTCGGCACTGACCCGTACGCTGGGTATTGGGGCAGGGGGCCGGAGAAGTGCCAGTGGGGGCAGGGGCAGGAGCCCCAGAGGGAGCCCCCCAGCAGCATCCTACAGCAGCATTACACGTCCCCGCAGCCTCTCGCCTCTACGCTGCTCACTTTCACCCCCAAAAG ATTTTGGAGGCTCGACCCCTGACAACACGTTGGGCTGCTCAAGGCCTATCTCCCCAGAGCAGGGTGACACCCCCCTCCCCATGCCCCTGCCTGAGCTGGACCCTGAGACGCTGCGCTGCGGCCTCAGAGACTTCCTCCAGGAGCTCCGAGAAGCTCAGAGAGACCGG GACGAGGCTCGCTGCCAGTTGGGGGCGCTACAGAGAGAGTTGGAGGAGGTGACAGGGGAGAGAGACTCCGCCCAGAACCGCCTCTCTCAgctacacaacacactgcaggAGTGCCAggagg GTAAGCGTGGTGTTGACGGGCGTCTGAGCTCCACCCAGGCCATGctccagcagcaggaggagacggcaaggaggggagagagggagaggagaacccTCACTGACAGAGTCAAGGAGCTGGAGAGAGCCCTGCAGACTGTTGAGAcagagaaaaaacacacacag gaCCAGTTGAGTAAGCAGCGTGCGGGCGAGGTGCGTCTGGAGGCTGAGCGGAGGCGTCTGCGGGAGGCCCTGGAGGTTGCCGAGGCCCGGGGGACCAGGGTGGAGCTGGGGAGACGCAGCCTGGAAGGGGAGCTGCAGAGACTCAAACTGAGCCTGGGGGACAGGGAGGCCGAGAACCAGGCCACCCAGGAGCGCCATGATGCACTAGTCAAACAG GTGGCGGAGGGGGAGAGCTGTGTGGCGTCGCtccagagagaggtggacaggctGAGCCAGGCTTTGTCTAAAGCCCAGGAGGGTGAGGTCTGTCTCAGAGAGAAGAACCAGAGCCTTTCCCAGAGCCTCCAGGAGGCCACCGTTGCCCACAGCGCCACCCAGGGGCGCCTTGTCGCACTGCAGAAGACCCTGGGGCTGGCCGAGCAGGACCGCAGGCATCTACAG GAGCGAGTGGATGGAGCGCGGGCGTCCCTGACGGACGGGAAGAGAGGCATGACGGCCCTCACTGAGCGCGTCCAGAGCCTACAGACTGAGCTGACTCAGAGCGACCTGAGACGAGGAGAGCTGGAGGCAGAGCTGGCTCACACacaggag GCCCTGCGTCAGCGGTCTGCCAGTCTGACAGAAGCCCAGCGCAGTGCCCAGTCTGCCCAGACAGAGAGGGTGTCTGCAGAGGAAAGGCTGCGGGGGCTGCAGAGGGCCGTGGCCGTGCTGGAGACAGAGAAGAAGGATGCAGAGAGACAGGCCGTCCGCCTGGAGAAGGACAAAAACGCACTGAGAAATACACTGGACAAG GTGGAGCGTCAGAAGCTAAAGACGGAGGAGGGCAGCATGCGTCTGTCTGCAGAGAAAGGCCGTCTGGATCGCTCCCTCACCACCGCAGAGCAGGAACTGCAGGACGCACAGAGACAGATAGCACTGCTACAG